A single window of Thiomicrorhabdus immobilis DNA harbors:
- the cobU gene encoding bifunctional adenosylcobinamide kinase/adenosylcobinamide-phosphate guanylyltransferase: protein MLHFILGGARSGKSRFAENLAKQFESQGKTVFYVATATTQYVDENDQTQVNQEMLQRIEIHQSDRPSHWQTIESPIHLSKTLRSLDSQNHCILIDCLTLWSLNLLEADSMQSEKRNLMACLATLSAEVIMVSNEVGMGIVPLGEFTRQYVDELGRLHQEIAAASQNMIFMVAGQPITVKN from the coding sequence GTGTTGCACTTTATCTTAGGCGGCGCTCGTTCGGGTAAAAGTCGCTTTGCTGAAAATCTAGCCAAGCAGTTTGAATCTCAAGGTAAGACGGTGTTTTATGTTGCCACCGCAACAACACAATATGTCGATGAGAACGACCAAACTCAGGTTAATCAAGAGATGCTACAACGCATCGAGATTCATCAATCCGACCGTCCAAGCCATTGGCAAACCATCGAATCCCCAATCCATCTCAGCAAAACCTTGCGAAGTTTAGATAGTCAAAACCACTGTATCTTGATTGATTGCTTAACGCTGTGGAGTTTGAATCTACTTGAAGCCGATTCAATGCAATCTGAAAAGCGGAATTTAATGGCGTGTCTAGCCACTTTATCGGCTGAGGTCATTATGGTGAGCAATGAAGTCGGTATGGGTATTGTGCCATTGGGTGAGTTTACTCGTCAGTATGTGGACGAGTTGGGGCGATTGCATCAAGAGATTGCAGCAGCGTCCCAGAACATGATCTTTATGGTGGCAGGGCAACCTATTACCGTAAAAAATTGA
- the lpxK gene encoding tetraacyldisaccharide 4'-kinase, translating into MSWPQFWIKKTWQTQLLSPLAKLVCWEASRRLKKFRATPPAKQTKAKVIVVGNVVVGGTGKTPFIIWLANSLQAKGLKVGIISRGYGAKNDQWPYWVTSSSQAQDCGDEPLMLYKQTGCAVAVAPKRLQALQLLNKKAQCDVVISDDGLQHYALARDIEIVLIDAKRQFGNGYCMPSGPLREPLKRITRVDFTVWNGLSKSESIPQLDIAQANPSTMQLQPACFRLVGWPDISLTIDGFMAKYPDKSVLAMAGIGNPKRFFETLENLGLKVDGKTFDDHYAYQKKDLNKLVTECVEPIDRKPLVMTEKDAVKCTQFAESEKHWWYLQVAAVCDDQIIKEIIQRCK; encoded by the coding sequence GTGAGTTGGCCGCAATTTTGGATTAAGAAAACCTGGCAAACCCAGTTATTGTCACCACTAGCCAAATTGGTCTGTTGGGAGGCGTCGCGTCGCCTTAAAAAGTTCCGTGCGACACCGCCAGCAAAACAAACCAAAGCTAAAGTGATTGTGGTGGGCAATGTGGTGGTAGGTGGCACCGGTAAAACCCCTTTTATTATTTGGCTGGCTAACAGCTTGCAAGCCAAGGGGCTCAAAGTCGGGATTATCAGTCGTGGCTATGGCGCGAAAAACGATCAATGGCCTTATTGGGTGACCAGTAGCAGTCAAGCGCAAGATTGCGGTGACGAACCTTTAATGTTGTATAAACAGACCGGTTGTGCGGTAGCGGTTGCGCCTAAACGTCTTCAGGCCTTGCAGTTGCTGAATAAAAAAGCGCAGTGTGATGTGGTGATTAGCGACGATGGCTTGCAACATTACGCTTTGGCGCGAGATATTGAAATTGTGTTGATTGATGCCAAAAGACAATTCGGCAACGGTTACTGTATGCCTTCTGGCCCTTTAAGAGAACCGCTCAAAAGAATCACACGAGTTGATTTTACGGTATGGAATGGCTTGTCAAAATCCGAATCGATTCCACAGCTCGACATCGCTCAGGCCAACCCTTCGACCATGCAATTACAACCAGCCTGTTTTCGTTTGGTCGGTTGGCCGGATATTAGCCTTACGATTGATGGGTTTATGGCTAAATACCCAGATAAGTCGGTGTTGGCCATGGCAGGAATCGGTAATCCAAAACGGTTTTTTGAAACCTTGGAAAACTTGGGGTTGAAGGTGGATGGAAAGACCTTTGATGACCATTATGCCTATCAAAAAAAGGATCTCAACAAACTGGTGACCGAATGTGTTGAGCCAATCGATCGAAAACCGTTGGTTATGACTGAAAAAGATGCGGTAAAATGTACCCAATTTGCTGAATCGGAAAAACATTGGTGGTATTTGCAGGTAGCCGCGGTGTGTGATGATCAGATTATTAAAGAGATTATTCAACGTTGTAAGTAA
- a CDS encoding transposase: MSKYNREFKLAIAKQCLSHESSLSISKRLGIPDRYIRYWTQVYRFHGQNAFIKRNTPYSFEDKYRILKHMRENHWSISYTSIVYNMSSAGTISTWLTQFERFGLSGLQPKKQGRKMKKNQKQETIKPTEQMSLEELREELEYRRAENAYLKKLDALLQEKERQSKKKQGS, translated from the coding sequence ATGTCCAAATACAATCGAGAATTTAAACTGGCGATTGCTAAGCAATGCCTTTCTCATGAATCCAGTCTGTCCATTTCCAAGCGACTCGGTATTCCAGATCGCTATATCCGTTACTGGACACAAGTCTATCGTTTCCATGGTCAAAATGCGTTTATCAAACGTAACACACCATACTCTTTTGAAGACAAATATCGTATCCTAAAACACATGCGTGAAAATCACTGGTCTATTAGTTATACCAGTATTGTCTATAACATGAGTTCTGCGGGTACGATTTCTACTTGGCTCACTCAATTCGAACGGTTCGGCCTTTCAGGCTTACAACCTAAAAAGCAGGGTAGAAAAATGAAAAAAAACCAAAAGCAAGAAACCATTAAACCAACCGAACAAATGAGCCTAGAAGAGTTACGAGAAGAACTCGAATACCGTCGAGCGGAGAATGCCTATTTAAAAAAGCTCGATGCCCTGCTTCAGGAAAAAGAACGCCAAAGCAAGAAAAAGCAGGGCTCATAG
- a CDS encoding DUF2062 domain-containing protein, which translates to MPKKLIKRYLPHPDKIKNMQGLGVLGKWLHNPNIWHLNRHSVSKAFIIGLFWMSIPLPSQMIFSAISAVLFRANLPLSVALVWISNPLTMGPIFYFNYVVGTYLLGQEATEELSFELSWHWMVHVLGDLWMPLYLGSAVVGLVLGLISYLVLQLLWRHHVVKSWKARNGNSVTDNQSK; encoded by the coding sequence ATGCCCAAAAAACTCATTAAACGTTATTTACCCCACCCTGATAAAATTAAAAACATGCAGGGTTTGGGCGTGCTTGGTAAGTGGTTACATAATCCTAATATTTGGCACCTTAATCGACATTCGGTATCTAAAGCCTTCATTATCGGACTTTTCTGGATGTCTATTCCGCTTCCTTCACAAATGATATTTTCTGCTATCAGCGCCGTGCTCTTTAGGGCGAATCTGCCACTAAGTGTGGCGTTAGTTTGGATAAGCAATCCCCTGACAATGGGACCTATTTTTTATTTCAACTATGTTGTTGGTACTTATCTACTTGGCCAAGAAGCCACTGAAGAACTCTCATTTGAGTTAAGCTGGCATTGGATGGTTCATGTATTAGGTGACTTATGGATGCCTTTATATTTAGGCAGTGCGGTAGTCGGCTTGGTACTGGGTTTAATCTCTTATCTGGTATTGCAATTGTTATGGCGCCATCATGTTGTGAAAAGCTGGAAAGCTCGCAACGGCAATTCAGTCACGGACAACCAAAGCAAATAA
- the kdsB gene encoding 3-deoxy-manno-octulosonate cytidylyltransferase translates to MSFTIIIPARFESSRLPGKPLMDIHGKPMIQWTWEKAKSSGAARVIVATESVLVEQACKAFGAEVIMTRADHQSGTERIAEVIDLAGISGDEILVNVQGDEPMLPAELIHQVAEGLEQHPEISMATLCEPIVDIATVFDPNAVKVSRDVANRAINFSRAPLPWSRDTFAAEHKTMPTNWAYKRHIGLYAYRAGFVKQYVAWPECDLEHVEKLEQLRVLWHGEKILVLDAHCDAGVGVDTEADLKQVRLLLQDKTL, encoded by the coding sequence ATGTCCTTTACGATTATTATTCCTGCCCGTTTTGAATCAAGCCGTTTACCCGGTAAGCCGTTGATGGATATCCATGGCAAGCCGATGATTCAATGGACTTGGGAAAAAGCGAAGTCTTCAGGCGCCGCACGTGTGATTGTCGCAACCGAATCAGTTCTAGTAGAGCAGGCTTGCAAGGCATTTGGTGCGGAAGTGATTATGACTCGTGCCGACCACCAATCGGGCACCGAACGTATTGCCGAAGTGATTGATCTGGCTGGGATTTCAGGCGATGAGATTTTGGTGAATGTTCAGGGTGATGAGCCAATGCTGCCTGCAGAACTTATCCATCAGGTGGCTGAAGGATTGGAACAACATCCAGAAATCTCCATGGCCACCTTGTGCGAACCGATTGTCGATATTGCCACGGTGTTTGATCCCAATGCGGTTAAAGTCAGCCGAGATGTGGCTAATCGTGCCATCAACTTCAGCCGGGCACCTTTGCCATGGTCTCGTGATACCTTTGCCGCTGAACATAAAACCATGCCAACCAATTGGGCCTATAAACGCCATATCGGTTTATACGCTTATCGTGCGGGTTTTGTAAAACAGTATGTGGCCTGGCCAGAGTGTGACTTGGAACATGTTGAGAAGCTGGAACAATTGCGCGTGTTATGGCATGGCGAAAAAATTCTGGTGTTGGATGCGCATTGCGATGCGGGAGTCGGTGTGGATACCGAGGCGGATTTAAAGCAAGTGCGTTTACTTTTACAAGACAAAACGCTTTGA
- a CDS encoding IS3 family transposase — protein sequence MPSSGECLFKKARCPASGKRTPKQEKAGLIDKLRKFYPLKHLLKAAGLARSVFYYHQARSALPDRYADVKRAIQQLFNEHKGRYGYRRMTYALRRLGHFLNKKAVQRLMQELNLKSFVRPKRYRSYRGQVGRIAENVLQRNFHVDAPDKKWVTDVTEFKVGEQRVYLSPVIDLFNQEVISYRVAKSARLPLVTDMLKEAINKLTGKVKPIFHSDQGWQYQHSDVQKLLKENGLTQSMSRKGNCLDNAVAENFFGILKTEMYHRKKFNSAEHLMEEIKDYIEYYNTKRIKVKLKGLTPIEYRNQALSAA from the coding sequence ATACCGTCGAGCGGAGAATGCCTATTTAAAAAAGCTCGATGCCCTGCTTCAGGAAAAAGAACGCCAAAGCAAGAAAAAGCAGGGCTCATAGATAAGCTTAGAAAGTTCTATCCACTTAAACATCTTCTCAAGGCCGCAGGGCTTGCACGAAGTGTGTTTTATTACCATCAGGCGCGCAGTGCGCTGCCTGATCGTTATGCGGACGTTAAAAGAGCGATTCAACAACTCTTTAATGAACATAAAGGTCGTTATGGGTATCGACGCATGACCTATGCGTTAAGACGCTTAGGTCACTTTTTAAACAAGAAGGCCGTTCAACGTTTAATGCAAGAACTGAACTTGAAGTCATTCGTCAGGCCAAAGCGTTACCGATCCTATAGAGGTCAAGTAGGCCGAATTGCCGAGAATGTGCTTCAAAGAAACTTCCATGTTGATGCACCGGATAAAAAATGGGTCACCGATGTCACGGAGTTTAAAGTCGGAGAACAGCGAGTTTACTTATCCCCGGTGATTGACCTGTTTAACCAAGAAGTGATTAGTTATCGAGTGGCTAAGAGTGCACGGCTACCACTGGTGACCGACATGCTTAAAGAAGCAATCAATAAGTTAACAGGCAAAGTCAAACCCATATTCCACAGTGATCAAGGCTGGCAGTATCAGCATAGTGATGTACAGAAGCTACTGAAAGAAAATGGATTAACTCAGAGTATGTCAAGAAAAGGGAACTGCTTAGATAATGCAGTTGCTGAGAACTTTTTTGGGATTTTAAAAACAGAGATGTACCATCGCAAGAAATTCAATAGTGCTGAGCATCTGATGGAAGAGATTAAAGATTATATTGAGTATTACAATACAAAACGAATCAAGGTGAAACTAAAAGGCCTGACTCCGATAGAATATCGAAATCAGGCCTTAAGTGCCGCTTAA
- a CDS encoding CZB domain-containing protein yields MTKKDIVIQLRAAKAAHIQWRAYAQAIINGFSVDQNHVPVIHTNCKFGQWYYGKGQMLSSLPGYSAIDAPHAMLHQVYMEIFKLIFGEVKKPKGLFAALFTSTDKLREKNMKSAQEQMAKLVEISELLLSAINTLEKQVMELSDEEIEALY; encoded by the coding sequence ATGACAAAAAAGGACATCGTTATACAATTAAGAGCAGCCAAAGCCGCTCATATACAGTGGCGTGCTTATGCTCAGGCGATTATCAATGGTTTTTCTGTAGACCAAAACCATGTACCTGTCATTCACACTAATTGTAAGTTCGGTCAATGGTATTATGGCAAAGGCCAGATGCTTTCAAGTTTGCCAGGGTATTCGGCAATCGATGCGCCACATGCGATGTTGCACCAAGTCTATATGGAGATATTCAAATTGATTTTCGGTGAAGTCAAAAAACCAAAAGGCTTGTTTGCAGCCCTATTCACTTCTACCGACAAATTACGTGAAAAAAACATGAAAAGCGCCCAAGAGCAAATGGCTAAATTAGTCGAGATTTCCGAACTACTTCTGAGTGCGATAAATACTTTGGAAAAACAGGTCATGGAATTATCCGACGAAGAGATTGAAGCGCTCTATTGA
- a CDS encoding DNA internalization-related competence protein ComEC/Rec2: MFIQFVIGLLCSAILCYQLTNFLPLWSGWLLVGLIIVPLFSMKMVEKTLPLKVNLLFLNIKEQAVSRVVYSMLNFLLGAIIGVNIVFWQAFFAPKIEGFWFNQHVMLDVKLIQIPRLNQTNHFYKLSFDAELNTITQSVNATSVSNSKHQTWFFNKPKIKITWYMDIDEFNTLQRVPKVGETWRFYAKLKSNHASINPGTRDYEAWLFQNHIDAKASVSGVFIKSNNQTVPIKTSFTAINLKEQNWKDYRVWRERIALYLSQLYDKSDYQGVYNALLIGDKGLIKDESWKLFQQTGTIHLMAISGLHMGIMALIGFWVFKAVWWLGAYRQTRVILPTFSALGAILFATAYLFVSGGAIPTQRAWIMVVTILGFLWIKREFRPWYALAMAAFLVVLWDSRALLSSGFWLSFVAVGLIFLSLPLYKDKPKWKQLIAIQLMLSAGLAPLILWNFYEVPLYGLLANLVAVPFVSIVGLPSLILGAFIGLFSRDLSQDYFRQVDWLWSQFWGYLQWVATLPRVELVTMQHSWFWLMIVLLVFAGVYRTFIKLQSRYRLSSWWFTAVLMVYFVVLIFYPYKLDRPNSDNLSSNLEKRNNQAWLTVLDVGQGQAIVIETAKHVVVYDTGAKWGETTDAAKAVLLPYLKSKAWQAVDLLIVSHSDIDHAGGTQSVLDNIPVNQLISGQAFEVNKLIAQNQSAKQIKDRIYPKFVACDNQQAWWFDGIHFEILSPYGIQPTTEHAKQNKTLNHVGNRLKSDNDLSCVLKVSNGIQSVLITGDLSAKGEGVLLDNYRDRPEKIQANLLVAGHHGSKYSSSTEFLNAVNPNKVVFSSGYLNRYRFPNQEVIQRFNDLNIQNRVNWWNTACSGALSFELQKYGIDLRYEARKTLHKWYHHSCLKSQQGTYFQ; encoded by the coding sequence ATGTTTATTCAATTTGTTATTGGCTTACTCTGTAGCGCTATTCTATGTTATCAGCTAACTAACTTTCTACCCTTATGGAGTGGTTGGTTACTGGTAGGCTTGATTATTGTGCCGCTTTTTTCCATGAAAATGGTTGAGAAAACCTTACCGTTAAAGGTTAACTTGCTGTTTTTAAACATAAAAGAACAAGCTGTTTCGCGTGTTGTTTATTCGATGCTGAATTTTCTTCTGGGAGCAATTATTGGGGTAAATATCGTCTTTTGGCAGGCTTTTTTTGCACCTAAGATAGAGGGGTTTTGGTTTAACCAACATGTTATGTTGGATGTGAAGTTGATACAAATACCCCGTTTAAATCAAACCAATCACTTTTATAAACTCTCTTTTGACGCTGAATTAAACACAATCACGCAGAGTGTTAATGCCACCTCGGTGTCTAATTCTAAGCACCAAACCTGGTTTTTCAATAAACCTAAAATCAAAATCACTTGGTATATGGATATTGATGAATTCAATACTCTCCAGCGTGTACCTAAGGTTGGCGAAACTTGGCGGTTTTATGCCAAGCTGAAAAGCAATCACGCCTCAATCAATCCTGGCACAAGAGATTATGAGGCTTGGTTATTTCAAAATCATATTGACGCCAAAGCCTCTGTTTCAGGAGTATTCATTAAGTCTAACAATCAAACAGTACCGATAAAGACGTCATTCACAGCGATTAATCTCAAAGAGCAAAATTGGAAGGATTATCGGGTCTGGCGAGAGCGGATCGCACTATATCTATCTCAACTTTATGACAAAAGCGATTATCAGGGCGTTTATAACGCTTTACTGATTGGTGATAAAGGACTGATAAAAGATGAATCTTGGAAGCTGTTTCAACAAACCGGAACCATCCATTTAATGGCGATATCCGGATTGCATATGGGGATTATGGCGTTAATAGGATTTTGGGTGTTTAAAGCGGTTTGGTGGTTAGGGGCATATCGACAAACGCGGGTTATATTGCCGACCTTCAGCGCATTGGGGGCGATACTGTTTGCCACGGCGTATCTGTTTGTTTCTGGCGGAGCTATTCCTACCCAAAGAGCGTGGATCATGGTTGTTACCATTTTAGGTTTTTTGTGGATTAAAAGAGAGTTTCGTCCCTGGTATGCATTGGCCATGGCGGCATTTTTAGTCGTTCTATGGGATTCACGAGCACTATTGAGTAGCGGTTTTTGGTTGTCGTTTGTGGCGGTCGGGTTGATTTTCTTGAGTTTACCGCTCTATAAAGACAAACCTAAATGGAAACAATTAATCGCGATTCAACTGATGTTATCCGCAGGCTTAGCACCGCTGATTTTATGGAACTTTTATGAAGTGCCTTTGTATGGTTTGTTAGCCAATTTAGTTGCGGTGCCTTTTGTATCAATCGTTGGCTTGCCATCGCTTATCTTGGGCGCCTTTATAGGCCTCTTTTCCCGTGATTTGTCCCAGGACTATTTCAGGCAGGTGGATTGGTTATGGTCACAGTTCTGGGGGTATTTGCAGTGGGTGGCAACCTTGCCCAGAGTCGAGTTGGTAACCATGCAGCACAGTTGGTTTTGGTTAATGATTGTGTTGCTGGTCTTTGCAGGCGTTTATCGCACTTTTATAAAGTTACAGTCACGTTATCGATTATCTTCTTGGTGGTTTACCGCGGTTTTAATGGTTTATTTTGTGGTCTTGATTTTTTATCCTTATAAACTCGATAGGCCAAATTCTGATAATCTTTCGTCTAATCTTGAAAAACGCAATAACCAGGCCTGGTTAACGGTGTTGGATGTGGGGCAAGGGCAGGCAATTGTGATTGAAACCGCTAAGCATGTGGTGGTTTATGATACCGGAGCCAAGTGGGGCGAAACTACCGATGCGGCCAAAGCCGTGTTGCTTCCTTATCTAAAATCGAAAGCTTGGCAAGCGGTTGATTTGTTGATTGTGAGCCATAGCGATATCGACCATGCCGGTGGTACTCAGAGTGTTTTGGATAACATCCCGGTAAACCAACTTATCAGTGGACAAGCTTTTGAGGTGAATAAGCTGATTGCTCAAAATCAGTCAGCCAAACAAATCAAAGACAGAATCTATCCCAAGTTTGTCGCTTGTGACAATCAGCAGGCCTGGTGGTTTGATGGCATTCATTTCGAGATTTTGTCACCATATGGCATTCAACCTACAACGGAGCATGCCAAGCAAAATAAAACCCTGAACCATGTCGGTAATAGATTGAAGTCCGATAACGACCTCTCTTGTGTGTTGAAGGTTTCCAATGGCATACAGAGTGTATTGATTACTGGGGACCTAAGTGCAAAAGGCGAGGGTGTCTTACTTGACAATTATCGTGATAGACCAGAAAAAATCCAGGCCAATCTACTGGTTGCCGGCCATCATGGCAGTAAATATTCCAGTTCAACCGAGTTCTTGAACGCCGTTAACCCCAATAAGGTGGTTTTTTCCTCAGGTTATCTCAACCGTTATCGGTTTCCGAATCAGGAGGTGATTCAACGATTCAATGATTTAAATATTCAAAATCGAGTAAATTGGTGGAACACGGCCTGTTCTGGAGCGCTCTCTTTTGAATTGCAGAAATATGGAATCGATTTACGTTATGAAGCTCGCAAAACCCTGCATAAATGGTATCATCACTCCTGTTTGAAATCTCAGCAAGGAACCTATTTTCAGTGA
- a CDS encoding Trm112 family protein: MDPKLLEILVCPVSKTKLIFDKSAQELISTAANLAFPVRDGIPILLEDEARQLSAEEVESYRKQKS; the protein is encoded by the coding sequence ATGGATCCAAAATTATTAGAAATCTTAGTTTGTCCCGTCAGTAAAACCAAACTCATCTTCGATAAGTCGGCGCAAGAGTTAATCTCTACCGCGGCTAATTTGGCTTTTCCTGTAAGAGACGGTATTCCCATTCTGCTTGAAGACGAAGCGCGCCAATTGAGTGCCGAAGAAGTTGAAAGCTACCGTAAACAAAAAAGCTGA